From Melospiza melodia melodia isolate bMelMel2 chromosome 31, bMelMel2.pri, whole genome shotgun sequence, one genomic window encodes:
- the BLOC1S1 gene encoding LOW QUALITY PROTEIN: biogenesis of lysosome-related organelles complex 1 subunit 1 (The sequence of the model RefSeq protein was modified relative to this genomic sequence to represent the inferred CDS: deleted 2 bases in 2 codons): protein MLSRLLKEHQARQSERRELQERRRRDAIAAATRLTEALVDHLNVGVAQAYVNQRKLDQEVKTLQVQAAQFARQTGQWIAMVESFNQALKEIGDVENWARSIELDMRTIATALEYVYKGQLQPSCS from the exons ATGCTGTCCCGGCTGCTGAAGGAGCACCAGGCCCGCCAGAGCGAGCGGCGCGAGCTGCAGG AGCGGCGCCGCCGGGACGCCATCGCGGCCGCCACCCGCCTCACCGAGGCCCTGGTGGATCACCTGAACGTGGG ggTGGCCCAGGCCTACGTGAACCAGCGCAAGCTGGACCAGGAGGTGAAGACGCTGCAGGTGCAGGCG GCTCAGTTCGCCCGCCAGACCGGCCAGTGGATCGCCATGGTGGAGAGCTTCAACCAGGCCCTCAAG GAGATCGGCGACGTGGAGAACTGGGCCAGGAGCATCGAGCTGGACATGAGGACCATCGCCACC GCCCTCGAGTACGTCTACaaggggcagctgcagccctcctgctcctga
- the RDH5 gene encoding LOW QUALITY PROTEIN: retinol dehydrogenase 5 (The sequence of the model RefSeq protein was modified relative to this genomic sequence to represent the inferred CDS: deleted 1 base in 1 codon) — protein sequence MLLYLLLLALLWALLWLLRDRRTLPSVRDKHVFITGCDSGFGRLLARRLARQGYRVLAACLTPQGAESLRGDTPGAHLRTVLLDVTRSDSIRRAAEWVHREVGDKGLFGLVNNAGIANPIGPTEWMDMEDFRRVLAVNALGAIEVTLQLLPLLKRARGRVVNTSSVLGRISANGGGYCISKYCIEAFSDSLRRDMRHFGVKVSIVEPGFFKTGATDLDSLEASLRQRWERLEPATRSSYGEHFLPQYLRVQRLLLSLLCDRDLAKVTRCMEHALRAQHPRSRYSAGWDAKLLWLPASYLPSALVDLALALILPKPALGGR from the exons atgTTGCTGTACCTgttgctcctggccctgctctgggcgctgctgtggctgctgcggGACCGGCGCACGCTGCCGTCGGTGCGGGACAAGCACGTGTTCATCACGGGCTGCGACAGCGGCTTCGGGCGCCTGCTGGCGCGGCGCTTGGCCCGCCAGGGCTACCGGGTGCTGGCGGCGTGCCTGACCCCGCAGGGCGCCGAGAGCCTGCGCGGGGACACCCCCGGGGCACACCTGAGAACCGTCCTGCTCGATGTCACCCGCTCCGACAGCATCCGCCGCGCCGCCGAGTGGGTGCACAGGGAGGTGGGGGACAAAG GGCTGTTTGGGCTGGTGAACAACGCGGGCATCGCCAACCCCATCGGGCCCACGGAGTGGATGGACATGGAGGATTTCCGGCGGGTGCTGGCCGTGAACGCGCTGGGCGCCATCGAGGTGACGCTgcagctgctgccgctgctgaaGCGCGCGCGA GGCCGCGTGGTGAACACGTCCAGCGTGCTGGGCCGCATCTCGGCCAACGGCGGCGGCTACTGCATCTCCAAATACTGCATCGAGGCCTTCTCGGACAGCCTCAG GCGGGACATGCGGCACTTTGGGGTCAAGGTCAGCATTGTGGAGCCGGGGTTCTTCAAGACCGGCGCGACGGACCTGGACTCGCTGGAGGCGTCGCTGCGGCAGCGCTGGGAGCGCCTGGAGCCGGCCACGCGCAGCAGCTACGGGGAGCACTTCCTGCCCCAGT ACCTGCGGGTGCAgcgcctgctgctgtccctgctgtgtgacCGGGACCTGGCCAAGGTGACGCGCTGCATGGAGCACGCGCTGCGGGCGCAGCACCCGCGCAGCCGCTACAGCGCGGGCTGGGACGCCAAGCTGCTCTGGCTGCCGGCCTCCTACCTGCCCTCGGCCCTCGTGGACCTGGCCCTGGCCCTCATCCTGCCCAAGCCCGCCCTGGGCGGCCGCtga
- the INPP1 gene encoding LOW QUALITY PROTEIN: inositol polyphosphate 1-phosphatase (The sequence of the model RefSeq protein was modified relative to this genomic sequence to represent the inferred CDS: inserted 3 bases in 2 codons): MAGLLPALVAVSQKAAEVARRCRAEEXTEKSGPERSARFERDFKTLADVLIQELIKHDLGTQFPELRGHIHGEESSEFRDANGGTVTIQVGATPADTVALLVAVLGPEHTRAAELLAEAVHQEVTLGDTELDGIDPGLSPGDLGIWIDPIDSTNEFIGGREDVAAVDGVAPGGLRSALVLVGAFERRSGVPVLGVINEPFFQRDPQTHRWQGRYHWGVAHGATXLCSLSPPVPRARPRVVLSRAESAAVRGALASLGGGPPVLAAGAGYKLLCVALGLADAFVLSQGTTFAWDSCAPHAVLRALGGAVLPLAGALRAGGGPGDPPELRYHRPGPGTGPERWANRDGLVAFVHPPVLRAVLAALRGLGELGGVTGTPECGVRG, encoded by the exons ATGGCGGGGCTGCTGCCGGCGCTGGTGGCGGTGTCGCAGAAGGCGGCCGAGGTGGCGCGGCGCTGCCGGGCCGAGGA CACCGAGAAGTCGGGCCCGGAGCGCAGCGCCCGCTTCGAGCGCGACTTCAAGACCCTGGCGGATGTGCTGATCCAGGAGCTCATCAAACACGAcctggggacacag TTCCCCGAGCTCCGGGGACACATCCACGGCGAGGAGAGCAGCGAGTTCAGGGACGCCAACG gtggcACGGTGACAATCCAGGTCGGTGCCACCCCGGCGGACACGGTGGCCCTGCTGGTGGCCGTGCTGGGCCCCGAGCACACGCGGGCGGCCGAGCTGCTGGCAGAGGCCGTGCACCAGgaggtgacacttggggacacggaGCTGGATGGCATCGACCCCGGCTTGTCCCCAGGGGACCTCGGGATCTGGATAGACCCCATTG actCCACCAACGAGTTCATCGGGGGCCGCGAGGACGTGGCTGCCGTCGATGGCGTCGCCCCCGGGGGGCTGCGCTCGGCCCTGGTGCTCGTGGGGGCCTTCGAGCGCCGCAGCGGGGTCCCCGTGCTGGGGGTCATCAACGAGCCCTTCTTCCAGAGGGACCCCCAGACACACAG GTGGCAGGGTCGCTACCACTGGGGGGTGGCTCACGGTGCCA GCCTGTGCTCGCTGTCCCCGCCCGTGCCCCGCGCCCGTCCCCGCGTGGTGCTGAGCCGGGCCGAGAGCGCGGCGGTTCGGGGGGCTCTGGCCTCGCTGGGGGGGGGTCCCCCGGTTCTGGCGGCCGGGGCCGGCTACAAGCTGCTCTGCGTGGCGCTGGGGCTGGCGGACGCCTTCGTGCTGTCGCAGGGCACGACGTTCGCGTGGGACTCGTGCGCCCCGCACGCCGTGCTCCGGGCCCTGGGCGGGGCCGTGCTGCCCCTGGCGGgggcgctgcgggcggggggcggccccggggaCCCCCCCGAGCTGCGCTAccaccggcccggcccgggcaccGGGCCCGAGCGCTGGGCGAACCGGGACGGGCTGGTGGCGTTCGTGCACccgccggtgctgcgggcggtgCTGGCGGCGCTgcgggggctgggggagctggggg GGGTGACAGGGACCCCCGAGTGTGGGgtcagggggtga